In the genome of Dromiciops gliroides isolate mDroGli1 chromosome 1, mDroGli1.pri, whole genome shotgun sequence, the window CAAGACACTTTACCATGTTGGTTGCCCTCCATGTACTTCCTGCAGCTTATCAGTGTGCTGGTCTGATCAAGGAAGCAACCTCTAGTCCTGGATACTCTGCCTTTCTTAATGTAGCTCAAGATCAAATTAACTTTTGTGGTGATTTAACACATTGTTTATTCATGTTGAGTTTTCAGTCCACCAAAAGTGCCATTTTTTCCAGATAAACTGTCATCTAACCATACCTCCCTAttttatacctattttgtattgatttttcaAACCCGTGTATAatagaatttacatttatctctattaatttatatttgttgatactaaaattattctttttatatgcATCCTAATTCTCTATACCAGGGGTTCTCACACTTTTTGGTCTAAGGACCTCTTTACATGCTTAAAAATTGAAGACCCaacaaagagcttttgtttatatgggttattgaccatattaaaaattagaatgccattgttgttgttattgttgtttaaatAGTTTTGATCTAACAGACTCCCTGAAAGTATCTCAGAGACCCCAAACCACACTTTGAGAATCATTGTTCTATCTCATACAAGATCTTTAGGGGACTTAATTCAGTCATCCAGTGTATTAACTTGGGCACCTAGTTTTATGTTGACTGATAAGCATGTCACCTCTCTCTTTATCTAAGTCATTAATAAAGATGTAAAATAGCATATGGTCAAACAGAAATCTCTGGAGCATTGCTCTACATCaacttctattttagcttcttcttctagaatttcagggcaattttccctaagaatatcttggaagatggtgtctaagctctttccttgatcatggttttcaggtagaccaataattttcaaattgtctctcctggacctattttccaggtcagcagtttttcccagaagatatttcacattgccctctatttttttattcatttggatttgctttattgtgtcttggtttctcataaagtcactggcttccatttgttcactcctaattcttaggcaattattttcatcagagagcttttgtacctccttttccatttgacttttcaagctgttgacttttttctcatgtctttcctacatcaccctcatttctctttccattttttcctctacctctctaactttgtcttcaaagtcctttttgagcacctctatggcctgagaccaattcgtatttttcttggaagctttagatataggggccctgatgttgacatcttcctctgagggtgccccttggtcttccttgttactgaagaaactttctatggtcctcacctttctctgtctgctcatcttgcctttcttttactagacttttagctccttaaagtggggcactgtttccaggctgcagtatcccaagcttaagaagtcccaggtgttatgatttaaggagaatcaggttcttccctcacccggcctgtttcctggtcctagatgaccccagaccaacttgccaatcaaccagctttgtgtgttatggttgttagctccgatgagcctgtgcccctcccccacctgggccacttctactcgagcctaccacctggttctcagtaggggtgtaaaatccaagttccgccttagcaccagcatagacccctgtagtgtctcccctgcccagggctcagcccactcaccagactgtgagcttagttccagacgacactggtgcttcagctgattcagaggctctgggggtctccttctctggtgaggacttcctgagactggatctgtgtcagggtgactgtggggttgggttcaactcctgtatcagcacagcagctccctccttctgaccttccaagccattcttggttagaagattatttcagcacattcttctgtgagttttgctgctctgggcattttcctatgaccttatttggatgttttttggagcaatcatgtcatgagtttgggagctcactgcctttcctctgccatcttggctctgccccagaagtccaaACATAACATTTCTTACCCAACATAAAGATCAGAAGGTTAAGGGGTTCTATATCCCTTTGTGGTCACCAActatgacatttaaaatctaaatgtgtggtcaccttaaattagaagctttagctccagtctttgggcattaagcatttattaaagaatactaGGTATAAGAAAAAAACATGTGAAGTTAaggaaaggcctatctagcctagagttccagcctggtctggttcttcctcaagtcctctgccatcttcaaCCATCAACTCCCATGACCTACTCTTGATGAAGTTATAAATACCCTGGATGATCATCACATTTAATTGCAGATGTTCACTAACCATGTCTTCAATACACTAGGATTGTAGAATTTTCCTAGCAATTAATATCAAGATAATTAACCTATAATTTAAAGATCCtatcctcttaaaaaaaaaaaaagagcaggagggacacatttgcccttctccaagcCTGAGGTCACACTTCCATTTTCCATGTTCTTTCAGATATCACTGATAGTGGCTTAACAATCACATTTATTGGTTCTTTCAGTATGTAGGCATACAATTATTCTATGGTTTTAGTTCACCAAGAACAGTAAggaattttcttaaaaaaacatcTTAGAGTTTTATATATTTGGCTATTATATCCCtgaaaattttcatttggggctttctttcaagagatgattgctagattttttttctattctcctcTGACCCTCTTAATCTAATgaatctgggcaattttcttttcataatttcttaaaatatgatatccaGACTATTTTCCTGACCATGGATTTCAAGTAGAACaatggttttttatttatttctctattgTCTAGAAAGGATATTTTTATGTGAGAaacattacattttctttttttcagtgttttgaataatttttaatatttcatgttgTCTCATGTCATCATTAACTTGTTTGTTTGATTCATCCAAATTTTCAAGGCATCCATTACTTGGTTAAAATTCTAAATTGTACTAAATTGTTCCTTGTCCTTACAAGTCTTTCCTCCAAAGCTCAAATTTCTGTTAAAATTCTTTCCTCTAGAAACCTAATTtcattaataaaatcattttgtttctttttaaaactttgtccatttcttccaggaattctggtTGGCCTTATTTTGAAGTTGTGTTTTCCTTTGAAGCCTTGTTTGTGGATATTTTGGAGGCATCCTGTTTTGAGTTTGTATCTTAACCACCCTTCTCTTCATAATAATTCATTATGGTGGGAATCTTGTCTACTCATTCTTCAAGACTTACTCcctaatttgtttgtttgggctAGCCCTGCTCTGCTCACTTTTGAAGGGTATTAGTGGGatttatttggtcattttttcTGTACTCCTGATGCTACTCTCTCTGGATACTGAATCCAGTGGTCTTCAAAGATCTCAGGGGACACTGAGACTAGTAATCATCAAACTTTCAGTGAACCTAAAGTGATCTTAtctaaaataaaatcttattccTACCCTCCTGAAGTGAAATTTGCAAGCTCCTGGCCCTGATTTGCATCTGGGGGACATAAGAGTAGACTTACCCTTGAAAGACTTCCAATTTATTgctttatattgaatcctctcctatgttctgctgtgtacatggcaactttttttcttttctcattttgcatttaattgtaaatcttaaaaatttttaaacgAAAAAAAGACTTCCAATAGACTTAAGTCTCTGTCAGGTAGCTGGATTGGAGAGCTAATATCAGCAAGGGCTAAGGCCTTTTAAAGGCATCTTCAGTTTTGGTTCAACAACAGCCATTCAAAGGGGCTGCTTTCTACCATGAGCTGAGCAGGCCAGAAGCAGCTACAAAATGGATACACATGCTCTTAGGTCTCTCTAAGGCACTACCTCATTACATGTCATCCCAACTCTCCTAACAGTACATTCTTCAAACTCTTACATGTTTAGTAGCTTCAAAGGTGCTCTGAGCATGTGCCACTTCTGTAACCTAAGTAAAACCTTTTAAGGATAGAGCTGCCCCAAACTGGCACGCACTGTTGTAATAGATGATAAAGTGCCCTCATTTCACATAAAAACTGGATAATCACTTGTGGGGGAATGTAGTAGAGGAGATTCTTATTGGGATATATGTTGGTGTAGATGACCTCAGAATTCCTGTCCACCACTggtattccttggggttttctttttagaaatccTATAGGTTCCTGAAACCATAATTGATGCCACTGTGACTCCCCCGATCCCTTATTCCCATTCTTGTCATTGACTATGCTTCCCTCATGCTTCCTCAtgcttccttctatctttctctcCTAGGTGTGATGGATTTAATCAATCTCTCAGCACACTTATTTGGTTTCCTAGGCCCCATTCTCCTCCTTGAGATCCCCACTTTGGCCTCAGGTATGAATATTTGTTTTCCAGTGTCTTGTAGTGGATTTCCAAGGATTGAGGGATGAGGCTGATGAGATTCTATCCCCACCTGCAACATTGTCCATTTCTCCAATGCCTGATACCTCCACCACTCTCTTCTCATATCACTTTCAGGGGTTTTCACtagtttccctttctctcccttctgggGACTTCTCAATACCTTcatcatctttattttccttcccttcattcttCCATGGGATCTCTTTCATTCTCCCTTCGCCtcctccttcctcattttctgttttccatCCCACTTGGGAACACCATTCTTCTCACCTATCTATACCATGAAGGCTAGCCTCTTGCTTCTGCTGTGTTCCTCTCTGAGTCCTGGTATCTTCTTCCCAACTGACTGAACAGGGAAGTTCTCAGTGATTGGACCTACAGGACCCATCCAGGCCTCAGTAGGAGAAGTTGCAGAGTTGTCATGTCACCTCTCTCCAGCACAAAGTGCAGAGCACATGGAGGTGATCTGGTTCCAGTCAACTCGAGTGGTGCATCTCTATCAAAATGGGGAAGATCAATTCGGAGACCAGGACCCTGATTACCAAGGAAGGACAGAGTTAGTGAGAGATTCTTTCTCTAGTGGGAATGTCACTCTGAAGATACGGGATGTGAGACTCTTGGATGAAGGAAGCTACAAATGTCATTTTGAAAATGGTTTTCATCAAGAGGAAGCTGATGTAATGCTAAAAGTCTCAGGTGAGGAGCAGGGGCCTGAATTGGGATGATAGGGTGCAGTATGCTTTCTTCCCAACTGGGTACTTACTCTCCTGCCAAAGAAATAATACATTTGAGAATTAATTTGCTAAGGGATGGATGATGGAAGGAAAGCCAAGTCCATAAGTCAACAAAAAACTTGTTAAACCCTTGCTATGTGCCAATCCCTATGCTGATATTACAAATAATAGCAAAAAGAAAGAGCCCCTGCCCACATGGAGCTTATACTCCAATAAAttaagacaacacataaaggaaaaTGAACATAGAAGAGGGGGAGTGAAGGTAATCCACATGGGACCATGGTGGAAATAGAAGTCATTGCTGAGGGCCTGGGACCACATAAACCAGGAGGAGAAATTTTGAGTAGTTTCCAGAGGGTAGGTttcttggagaaaaaaataagaatcaagaaagtgaaaagaattaGAGGACAAGCaggtggaggagaaaggaaaggttgTAAATGGTTGAACATCACTTTCTCCTGGCCAATTTCCCATCTACATTCCCCTGATGACCCCCTTCCCCAGACCACAGAAGACCAGCACATGCAGTTCAATTCATAGCTAGCAGCACATAAAGGCCACAGGAAACCAGTACTTCCTAAACTTTTCTGAACAGAGAACATGTTGGGctttaaagtacttttaaaatattggaCTGAATCCAGAAATGCTGATACTAGAATACTTGGGACATGGGTTGGTAATGAAAGAAATCAAGCCAGTTTGTAAGCTCTTCTCACATAATAAGCATGTAACTTATTCGTTATTTCATAATTAATCATTAGAGGGGAAATATTGATTGTACTGAAGTAATTGTCAGGCATTAACTTATTATTATTCACTAActagttttcaaagaaaatagTTTGGGAAATAGCCATAAATAGAATATATCCAGATTTAATCAAAATATTTGATAAAGTTTCTCAGAATCTGCCCAGGGTCAAGCTGAAGAAATGTGGGATGAATGATAGGCCAGCTCCTTCTTGGGACTGACCCAGAAGACGTTGGCCTTGGGCCCTAGAAGTTTCACTTTTCACTACCTTGTTCATCTTCCTTGATATCTAAATCACAACTCAAAGTACTAAGTCTCCTGAACTTAAATGGCTCCAATCCTTCTTGACACCTGGATCCTGAGATTAGTCTCACCATATTCCCTTCTTTGGCCATTGCCACCAGAACTCATAACAGTACGCCCTGGCCTACTATAATCCCCACTTCCTTTCCTATTTATTCCTTGCTCACCCTTCAGGCTACAGGAATGGATCTTCAGGTATTTGCGGAGAAAAGGCAGGTAAATGCATAAATTCAGAAATATTAATCGAAAAGAAATTGATGCAGTCCCCAATGGGATGGATGTTCTCTGACTTCCTAGATATTCTAGCTACACTAGTTACTCATAGGCTAATTGTGATGCAAACCTGCTCTTCCTTTCCACTTGCCCAGTTCTAAACACCTCTCCCTAAACAAAACTGACCTCATGGGAGGCGTCTCTAAGTTAGAAAAATCATGTGCCTTCTGAAAGAAAGGTAGTGACGTGTGGGAGAGTAAAAAAGGCTGCaagacccccccccaaaccctagATCTGGgccagaggaaactgagggcatgaGATTCCCCTCACTGCTGTGTTTTGGTGGGGTTATATTGTAGGTGAAAAAGCTAAGCCTGTATTGGTTTTCTGGATGATCCTCTTCATTGCATACATAGCTGTCTTCTGGGTGCTGACATTTTGCTTTTTCACATGGCTCATCCTACGATACCAAGGTAACTATGAAGAGAAATTGGGGTAAGGGCATTCTTTCCAACCCATCATATTGTTCTGGGCAAAGAGGGCATGATTTTTGGAACCCTGAGAGTCCTGGGAGCCTGACCTTTACTAGGCTCTGATCACTTACTCCAAAGCACTGCCCCCAGTATCCCTGTGGCCAAAATCTCAAAAAGGGTCATTCTGAAAATGCCCATTCTTGGGTACCCTTGGTTCTCCTGTGCAAACTTATAACCTTATGACATCATTGACTCTGGTCAGATAGAAAACTTTAAGAGGAGGGGGCATTCATATCCATTCCAAACATCTATACTGAGCAGATCTGCCTACTGTGGGCAAAGTTTTGCGAGAGCCTGCTAGAAATACTAATAGCTTCTTACTTACCTTTCCTCAGTCCTAATCCCCTATGCTAGGGGGAGAGGTAGaagtctagaaaaaaaaacatctttgactccttaattcaattcaattgatttcaggtcactaagcatttattaaaatttattttatacagtGTTATGCTCTGGGGTGAGGGAGAAGCAAAGGTTAGATAAAACACAATAATCCCTGTTCTCGTGGAGCTCACAGTGCAATAGATGTGTGAGGCATGTAAA includes:
- the LOC122736109 gene encoding myelin-oligodendrocyte glycoprotein-like, yielding MDLINLSAHLFGFLGPILLLEIPTLASGKFSVIGPTGPIQASVGEVAELSCHLSPAQSAEHMEVIWFQSTRVVHLYQNGEDQFGDQDPDYQGRTELVRDSFSSGNVTLKIRDVRLLDEGSYKCHFENGFHQEEADVMLKVSEYLTRTSPWMWEINGILVVSWGFEIGIAMYFLWILLRCQGFSHTQESDKLDWMDWVTFLISLFLPWRMAVTLLTLFKGLCCCPIKDCCQAPERSPSPIPKSLCSVDPMAGCGTTQAGLEDGL